In Denitratisoma sp. DHT3, one DNA window encodes the following:
- a CDS encoding NAD+ synthase — protein MPKLKVAIAQINCVVGDLAGNARRIGEAAQRAKARGADLLLTPELALCGYPPEDLLLRPDFYRACERQLADLAAAAPLPLLVGHPAAAGGRRYNCASLLRDGRVEVTYRKGRLPNYEVFDEERYFDEGDTPCVVEIGGVRCGINICADIWEPGAVEHAKAAGAELLLVLNASPFHMGKQAERYQVLRSRIAATGMPAVYANLVGGQDELVFDGASFALDAEGRLTHQLPSFVEALEVVEYRDGHILAGEVAAALSPEAEVYQALVLGVRDYLGKNGFPGAILGLSGGVDSALTLCIAVDALGADKVRTVMMPSPYTAQMSLDDSRALVRALGVRYDELPIQPAMDTYGEMLAPLFAGLPPTAWADTTPENIQARVRGMVLMALSNRTGSIVLTTGNKSEMAVGYATLYGDMAGGFAVIKDVFKTFVYRLCHYRNSLAPVIPENILTRPPSAELRPDQTDQDTLPAYEVLDAIIQAYMEQDLSPREIVAGGQDEADVRRVVTMLKRNEYKRRQSPVGIRITRRGFGKDWRYPITSRYQDEY, from the coding sequence ATGCCCAAGCTGAAAGTCGCCATTGCCCAGATCAACTGCGTCGTCGGCGATCTCGCCGGGAACGCGCGCCGCATCGGCGAGGCCGCGCAGCGCGCCAAGGCACGGGGCGCCGATCTGCTGCTGACGCCGGAACTGGCCCTGTGCGGCTATCCGCCGGAGGACCTGCTGCTGCGGCCGGACTTCTACCGGGCGTGCGAGCGGCAACTGGCCGATCTGGCGGCCGCCGCGCCGCTGCCGCTGCTGGTGGGGCATCCCGCCGCCGCCGGGGGGCGGCGCTACAACTGCGCCTCCCTGCTGCGCGATGGACGCGTGGAGGTGACCTACCGCAAAGGGCGCCTGCCCAATTACGAGGTCTTCGACGAGGAGCGCTACTTCGACGAGGGCGACACCCCCTGCGTGGTGGAGATCGGCGGCGTGCGCTGCGGCATCAACATCTGCGCCGACATCTGGGAGCCCGGCGCCGTCGAGCATGCCAAGGCAGCGGGGGCGGAACTGCTGCTGGTCCTGAATGCCTCGCCTTTCCACATGGGCAAGCAGGCCGAACGCTATCAGGTGCTGCGCAGCCGCATCGCCGCCACCGGCATGCCCGCCGTGTATGCCAATCTGGTCGGCGGGCAGGACGAGCTGGTGTTCGATGGCGCGTCTTTCGCGCTCGATGCCGAGGGACGGCTGACCCACCAGCTGCCATCCTTCGTCGAGGCGCTGGAGGTCGTCGAATACCGGGACGGCCATATTCTGGCCGGCGAGGTGGCGGCCGCCCTGTCGCCCGAGGCCGAGGTCTATCAGGCACTGGTGCTGGGGGTGCGCGACTACCTGGGCAAGAACGGCTTTCCGGGCGCCATTCTGGGGCTCTCCGGCGGCGTCGATTCGGCCCTGACCCTGTGCATCGCGGTCGATGCCCTGGGCGCCGACAAGGTGCGGACGGTGATGATGCCCTCCCCCTACACCGCGCAGATGAGCCTGGACGACTCGCGGGCGCTGGTGCGCGCGCTCGGCGTGCGCTACGACGAATTGCCGATCCAGCCGGCGATGGACACCTACGGCGAGATGCTGGCGCCGCTGTTCGCCGGCTTGCCGCCGACGGCCTGGGCCGACACCACGCCGGAAAACATCCAGGCCCGCGTGCGCGGCATGGTGCTGATGGCGCTGTCCAACCGGACCGGCTCCATCGTGCTCACCACCGGCAACAAGAGCGAGATGGCGGTGGGCTATGCCACCCTCTATGGCGACATGGCCGGCGGCTTCGCGGTGATCAAGGACGTGTTCAAGACCTTCGTCTATCGCCTGTGCCACTACCGCAACAGCCTCGCCCCGGTGATCCCGGAAAACATCCTCACCCGGCCGCCCTCGGCGGAGCTGCGGCCCGACCAGACCGACCAGGACACGCTGCCGGCCTACGAAGTGCTCGATGCGATCATCCAGGCTTACATGGAGCAGGACCTGTCGCCGCGCGAGATCGTCGCCGGGGGGCAGGACGAGGCCGACGTGCGGCGGGTGGTGACCATGCTCAAGCGCAACGAGTACAAGCGCCGCCAGTCCCCGGTGGGGATCCGCATCACCCGGCGCGGCTTCGGCAAGGACTGGCGTTATCCGATAACATCCCGCTACCAGGACGAGTACTAA
- a CDS encoding P-II family nitrogen regulator has protein sequence MKKIEAVIKPFKLDEVREALSEVGVTGLTVTEVKGFGRQKGHTELYRGAEYVVDFLPKIKLEIVVADQDVEPAIEAIIKASRTGKIGDGKIFVLPVEQVVRIRTGEIDESAI, from the coding sequence ATGAAAAAGATCGAAGCCGTCATCAAGCCCTTCAAGCTCGACGAGGTCCGCGAAGCGCTGTCGGAAGTGGGCGTCACCGGCCTGACCGTGACCGAGGTCAAGGGCTTCGGCCGGCAGAAGGGGCATACCGAGCTTTATCGGGGCGCCGAGTACGTCGTGGATTTCCTGCCCAAGATCAAGCTGGAGATCGTCGTCGCCGACCAGGACGTGGAGCCGGCCATCGAAGCCATCATCAAGGCCTCCCGTACCGGCAAGATCGGCGACGGCAAGATCTTCGTCCTGCCGGTGGAGCAGGTGGTGCGCATCCGCACCGGGGAAATCGACGAATCGGCCATCTGA